From the Bacillus sp. FJAT-22090 genome, the window TAGTTGCTGAAGGTGTAATGAGTGGATCTGAATTTGCTGCTAAATTAATGGAAAAAGCAAATATTGAAACACGTGTCTCCGTTTTAGGTCATATTCAACGTGGTGGTTCTCCAACTGGTCGTGACCGTGTATTGGCAAGTATGTTTGGAGCTAAAGCGGTTGAAGTATTACTAGCTGGACATGGAGGTCGTGCAGTTGGCATACAGAATCATCAAGTGGTAGACTATGATATGAATGAAGCTTTTGAAAAGAGTGAAGTTTTTGATTCAGTAATGTATCAATTATCGAAGGAATTATCCATCTAATTATTATCTTCTTGAAAGAAAGGACTTGTATATGAGAAAAACTAAAATAGTATGTACGATTGGACCGGCTAGTGAATCAGAAGAAATGTTAAAACAATTAATTGGAGCAGGCATGAATGTCGCTCGATTAAATTTTTCACATGGTAGCCATGAAGAGCATTCCGCTAGAATCCAAAAGATAAGAGAAGTATCAAACAAAGCAGGTAAAATTGTAGGGATCTTACTTGATACAAAAGGACCTGAAATTCGAACACATAAAATGGAGAATGATGCTATTGAGTTAGTATCTGGTCAAACAATTGAAATATCGATGAACGAAGTATTAGGTAGTAAAGAACGTTTTTCGATTACATATGAAAAATTGATCGAGGATGTTCAAGTGGGCTCGATTATTTTACTTGATGATGGATTGATTGAATTAGTAGTTACTAAAATAGATGTGAATGAAGGTATTATCACTACATTTGTACAAAATGCTGGAACACTAAAAAATAACAAAGGCGTTAATGTTCCTGGAGTATCTGTGCAATTACCTGGAATTACAGAAAAAGATGCAAAAGACATTTTATTTGGAATTGAACAAGGTGTCGATTTTATCGCAGCCTCATTTGTTCGTCGAGCAAAAGATGTACTAGAAATAAGAGAGCTACTGGAAAATAATAATGGTTCACATATTCAAATTATCCCTAAGATTGAAAATCAAGAAGGGGTAGACAATATAGATGAAATTATTCAAGTTTCAGATGGCTTAATGGTAGCTAGGGGCGATCTTGGTGTAGAAATTCCTGCCGAAGAGGTTCCTTTAGTTCAAAAGAGTCTTATTCAAAAATGTAATAATGCTGGAAAGCCAGTCATTACTGCTACCCAAATGTTAGACTCTATGCAACGTAATCCAAGACCTACTAGAGCAGAAGCAA encodes:
- the pyk gene encoding pyruvate kinase, yielding MRKTKIVCTIGPASESEEMLKQLIGAGMNVARLNFSHGSHEEHSARIQKIREVSNKAGKIVGILLDTKGPEIRTHKMENDAIELVSGQTIEISMNEVLGSKERFSITYEKLIEDVQVGSIILLDDGLIELVVTKIDVNEGIITTFVQNAGTLKNNKGVNVPGVSVQLPGITEKDAKDILFGIEQGVDFIAASFVRRAKDVLEIRELLENNNGSHIQIIPKIENQEGVDNIDEIIQVSDGLMVARGDLGVEIPAEEVPLVQKSLIQKCNNAGKPVITATQMLDSMQRNPRPTRAEASDVANAILDGTDAIMLSGETAAGLYPVESVQTMDKIAKRTENAIDYRSIVTKLSKGREVNLTDAIGQAVAHTAINLKVKAVIAPTESGHTAKMISKFRPGVPIIAVTSSTQPSRKLTLVWGVYPIVGKKAYSTDEVLEVAVEESILHHYVTHGDLVVITAGVPVGEAGTTNLMKVHVIGDMVAKGQGIGKLTAYGKAVVVNNSRELLGQDTSNSIIVTIGSDREMIPAIENCKGLITEEGGLTSHAAVVGLSLGIPVIVGVNNATKLIKNGQELTIDAESGVIYHGKASII